A section of the Cydia amplana chromosome 15, ilCydAmpl1.1, whole genome shotgun sequence genome encodes:
- the LOC134654673 gene encoding prothoracicostatic peptides isoform X1, translating to MRWCVAALWLWALATTLLTTLAAAAPDAHPDSTQVDGDVELTEEEKRAWQSLHGGWGKRGWQDLNSAWGKRAWQDLNSAWGKRAWQDLNSAWGKRGWQDLNSAWGKRGWQDLNSAWGKRAWVDMNQPWGKRAWQDLNSAWGKRAWQDLNSAWGKRGWQDMSSAWGKRAPEKWANFHGSWGKRSGPETDYEDFDVEQLVPAQQIDSSEHMEAPEKKAWQALHGAWGKRPVKQPITNSGAYYWKREPGWTNLRGMWGKRSVEDGDHESSATRDEA from the exons ATGCGTTGGTGTGTAGCGGCGCTGTGGTTGTGGGCGCTGGCGACGACGCTGCTGACTACGCTGGCGGCGGCCGCGCCCGACGCCCATCCTGATTCAACACAG GTGGACGGCGACGTAGAACTAACAGAAGAGGAAAAGCGTGCCTGGCAGAGTCTGCACGGCGGCTGGGGAAAACGGGGCTGGCAGGACCTCAACTCAGCGTGGGGCAAAAGAGCTTGGCAGGACCTCAACTCCGCCTGGGGCAAGCGCGCCTGGCAAGATCTCAACTCAGCTTGGGGCAAACGAGGGTGGCAAGACTTAAACTCCGCCTGGGGAAAACGCGGCTGGCAGGATTTGAATTCTGCCTGGGGTAAACGCGCCTGGGTTGATATGAACCAGCCGTGGGGCAAGCGGGCATGGCAAGATCTGAATTCCGCTTGGGGCAAACGCGCTTGGCAAGATTTGAACTCTGCTTGGGGCAAGCGGGGATGGCAGGACATGAGCTCGGCGTGGGGAAAGAGGGCACCG GAAAAATGGGCAAACTTCCACGGGTCGTGGGGCAAGCGATCAGGGCCCGAGACCGACTACGAGGACTTCGACGTTGAGCAACTAGTGCCGGCACAGCAG ATCGACAGCAGCGAACACATGGAAGCCCCGGAGAAGAAGGCCTGGCAGGCGCTGCACGGCGCGTGGGGCAAACGGCCCGTCAAGCAGCCAATCACGAACAGCG GGGCGTATTACTGGAAGAGAGAGCCCGGCTGGACGAACCTAAGGGGCATGTGGGGCAAGCGCTCCGTCGAGGACGGCGACCATG
- the LOC134654673 gene encoding prothoracicostatic peptide isoform X2: MRWCVAALWLWALATTLLTTLAAAAPDAHPDSTQVDGDVELTEEEKRAWQSLHGGWGKRGWQDLNSAWGKRAWQDLNSAWGKRAWQDLNSAWGKRGWQDLNSAWGKRGWQDLNSAWGKRAWVDMNQPWGKRAWQDLNSAWGKRAWQDLNSAWGKRGWQDMSSAWGKRAPEKWANFHGSWGKRSGPETDYEDFDVEQLVPAQQIDSSEHMEAPEKKAWQALHGAWGKRPVKQPITNSESSATRDEA, from the exons ATGCGTTGGTGTGTAGCGGCGCTGTGGTTGTGGGCGCTGGCGACGACGCTGCTGACTACGCTGGCGGCGGCCGCGCCCGACGCCCATCCTGATTCAACACAG GTGGACGGCGACGTAGAACTAACAGAAGAGGAAAAGCGTGCCTGGCAGAGTCTGCACGGCGGCTGGGGAAAACGGGGCTGGCAGGACCTCAACTCAGCGTGGGGCAAAAGAGCTTGGCAGGACCTCAACTCCGCCTGGGGCAAGCGCGCCTGGCAAGATCTCAACTCAGCTTGGGGCAAACGAGGGTGGCAAGACTTAAACTCCGCCTGGGGAAAACGCGGCTGGCAGGATTTGAATTCTGCCTGGGGTAAACGCGCCTGGGTTGATATGAACCAGCCGTGGGGCAAGCGGGCATGGCAAGATCTGAATTCCGCTTGGGGCAAACGCGCTTGGCAAGATTTGAACTCTGCTTGGGGCAAGCGGGGATGGCAGGACATGAGCTCGGCGTGGGGAAAGAGGGCACCG GAAAAATGGGCAAACTTCCACGGGTCGTGGGGCAAGCGATCAGGGCCCGAGACCGACTACGAGGACTTCGACGTTGAGCAACTAGTGCCGGCACAGCAG ATCGACAGCAGCGAACACATGGAAGCCCCGGAGAAGAAGGCCTGGCAGGCGCTGCACGGCGCGTGGGGCAAACGGCCCGTCAAGCAGCCAATCACGAACAGCG